One stretch of Suricata suricatta isolate VVHF042 chromosome 13, meerkat_22Aug2017_6uvM2_HiC, whole genome shotgun sequence DNA includes these proteins:
- the GCNT1 gene encoding beta-1,3-galactosyl-O-glycosyl-glycoprotein beta-1,6-N-acetylglucosaminyltransferase yields the protein MQTDNSQGHDKGNHDCLKPGRLPLIKENPPSLFEMLRKLLRRRLFSYPTKYYFLFLVFSLVTFSVLRIHQKPEFVSAGHLELVGENPNSNINCTKVLQGDVDEIQKVQLEILTMKFRQRHRWTANDYINMTKDCNSFIKRRKYIVEPLSKEEAEFPIAYSIVVHHKIEMLDRLLRAIYMPQNFYCIHVDRKSEESFLAAVMGIASCFSNVFVASQLESVVYASWSRVQADLNCMQDLYQMSADWKYLINLCGMDFPIKTNLEIVRKLKSLMGENNLETERMPSNKKERWKKHFTVVNGKLTNTGTDKMHPPLETPLFSGSAYFVVSRKYVGYVLENEKIQKFMEWAKDTYSPDEYLWATIQRIPEVPGSLSLSQKYDMSDMHAIARFVKWQYFEGDVSKGAPYPPCSGVHVRSVCVFGAGDLNWMLRQHHLFANKFDTDIDLFAIQCLDEHLRHKALETLKH from the coding sequence ATGCAAACTGACAACTCTCAAGGTCACGACAAGGGGAATCATGACTGCCTGAAGCCTGGGAGACTGCCCTTAATTAAGGAAAATCCTCCATCATTGTTTGAAATGCTGAGAAAGTTGTTGCGAAGGAGACTTTTCTCTTATCCCACTAAATACTACttcttgtttctggttttttcccTAGTCACCTTCTCTGTTTTAAGAATTCATCAAAAGCCTGAATTTGTAAGTGCTGGGCATTTGGAGCTGGTTGGGGAGAATCCTAATAGTAATATTAACTGTACCAAAGTTTTACAGGGTGATGTAGATGAAATCCAAAAGGTACAGCTTGAAATTCTAACCATGAAATTTAGGCAGCGTCATCGGTGGACAGCCAATGACTATATAAACATGACCAAAGATTGTAACTCTTTCATCAAGAGGCGCAAATATATCGTAGAGCCCCTTAGTAAGGAGGAGGCAGAGTTTCCCATTGCGTATTCTATAGTGGTTCATCACAAAATTGAAATGCTGGACAGGCTCCTGAGGGCCATCTACATGCCCCAGAATTTCTATTGCATTCATGTGGACAGAAAATCGGAGGAGTCCTTCCTGGCCGCGGTGATGGGCATTGCCTCCTGCTTCAGTAACGTCTTTGTGGCCAGTCAGCTGGAGAGTGTGGTGTATGCCTCGTGGAGTCGGGTTCAGGCCGACCTCAACTGCATGCAAGACCTGTACCAGATGAGTGCAGACTGGAAGTATTTGATAAATCTTTGCGGTATGGATTTTCCTATTAAAACCAACCTGGAAATTGTCCGGAAGCTCAAGTCGTTAATGGGTGAAAACAACCTAGAGACTGAGAGAATGCCatccaataaaaaagaaaggtggaaaaagcattttacagTTGTTAATGGGAAGCTGACCAACACGGGGACTGACAAAATGCACCCTCCTCTTGAAACACCGCTATTTTCAGGCAGTGCCTATTTTGTGGTCAGTAGGAAGTATGTGGGGTACGTGTTGGAGAATGAAAAAATCCAGAAGTTTATGGAATGGGCCAAAGATACATATAGTCCTGATGAGTATCTCTGGGCCACTATCCAGAGGATCCCCGAAGTCCCAGGCTCGCTGTCCTTGAGCCAGAAGTATGACATGTCTGACATGCACGCGATCGCAAGATTTGTCAAGTGGCAGTACTTCGAAGGTGATGTTTCCAAGGGTGCCCCCTACCCGCCCTGCAGTGGGGTCCATGTGCGCTCCGTATGTGTTTTCGGAGCAGGTGACCTGAATTGGATGCTACGCCAGCACCACTTGTTCGCCAACAAGTTTGACACTGACATTGACCTCTTTGCCATCCAGTGTTTGGATGAGCATCTGAGACATAAAGCCCTGGAGACACTGAAACACTGA